Proteins from one Corallococcus exiguus genomic window:
- a CDS encoding GNAT family N-acetyltransferase: MPVTVEQLAPSHSDALRALLAKDPVHNLYLLGLLEEFGIAAPERQAAFSFHGRFDSGVLTAAVFVGGDGGLVVPSASDASATGVIADALAASLKLRATVGDKSSVDALVRSLCEGKPRLSRTQKLFSVSADDLGPFTNPTLRLAREEDVPRLLPLAQGYVREIFERDPLSEDPAHYEARVLQRVRQRRTYVLEEGSELVFKVDIGCRSQFGAELEGMYTPPSRRRQGHATLCLGQISRHLLSSLPRLAMRIDERDESTARIARKVGYHAGRTQRLVLVE; the protein is encoded by the coding sequence ATGCCCGTCACCGTCGAACAGCTCGCGCCTTCCCACTCGGACGCCCTGCGCGCGCTCCTGGCGAAGGATCCCGTCCACAACCTCTACCTGCTGGGGTTGCTGGAGGAGTTCGGCATCGCGGCGCCGGAGCGCCAGGCGGCCTTCTCCTTCCACGGCCGCTTCGACAGCGGCGTCCTCACCGCGGCCGTCTTCGTGGGCGGCGATGGCGGGCTGGTGGTGCCCAGCGCCAGCGACGCCAGCGCCACGGGCGTCATCGCGGACGCGCTCGCCGCCAGCCTCAAGCTGCGCGCCACCGTGGGGGACAAGTCCTCCGTGGACGCGCTGGTGCGCAGCCTCTGTGAAGGCAAGCCGCGCCTGTCCCGCACCCAGAAGCTGTTCAGCGTCTCCGCGGACGACCTGGGCCCCTTCACCAACCCCACCCTGCGCCTGGCCCGCGAAGAGGACGTGCCCCGCCTGCTGCCCCTGGCCCAGGGCTACGTGCGCGAGATTTTCGAGCGGGACCCGCTGTCGGAAGACCCCGCCCACTACGAGGCCCGCGTCCTCCAGCGCGTGCGCCAGCGCCGCACCTACGTGCTGGAGGAGGGCAGCGAGCTCGTGTTCAAGGTGGACATCGGCTGCCGCTCGCAGTTCGGCGCGGAGCTGGAGGGCATGTACACGCCCCCGTCCCGCCGCCGCCAGGGCCACGCCACGCTGTGCCTGGGACAGATTTCCCGGCACCTCCTGTCCTCGCTGCCCCGGCTCGCCATGCGCATCGACGAGCGCGACGAGAGCACCGCCCGCATCGCGCGCAAGGTGGGCTACCACGCCGGCCGCACCCAGCGGCTCGTGCTGGTGGAGTAA
- the miaE gene encoding tRNA-(ms[2]io[6]A)-hydroxylase — protein sequence MSSRPTPSRRPLSGAGPVILHAPTDPGWLPLALAHFDAVLVDHAHCEKKAAANALSMLQAYPDLPGLPSQMARLAREESAHLARVLDLMAARGLTLTKDAGDPYAQGLQKHVRTPALERRVDRLLVAAIIEARSCERLSLLAEGLTDPALARFYGELAQSEDGHQSLFHRLAVTASNGDEAAVDARLQHLLAQESQVLASVGLRAAIH from the coding sequence ATGAGCAGCCGCCCCACGCCCTCCCGCCGTCCCCTCTCCGGAGCGGGCCCCGTCATCCTCCACGCGCCCACCGACCCGGGCTGGCTGCCGCTGGCGCTCGCCCACTTCGACGCGGTGCTGGTGGACCACGCCCACTGCGAGAAGAAGGCCGCCGCCAACGCGCTGTCCATGCTCCAGGCCTACCCGGACCTGCCGGGCCTGCCGTCGCAGATGGCCCGCCTGGCCCGTGAAGAGAGCGCCCACCTGGCGCGAGTGCTGGACCTGATGGCCGCGCGCGGCCTCACGCTCACCAAGGACGCCGGGGACCCGTACGCGCAGGGACTCCAGAAGCACGTGCGCACGCCCGCCCTGGAGCGGCGCGTGGACCGCCTGCTCGTCGCCGCCATCATCGAAGCGCGCTCGTGTGAGCGCCTGTCCCTGCTCGCGGAGGGGCTCACCGACCCGGCGCTCGCCCGCTTCTACGGAGAGCTGGCCCAGTCCGAGGACGGGCACCAGTCCCTCTTCCACCGTCTGGCCGTCACCGCGTCCAACGGGGACGAGGCCGCCGTGGACGCGCGCCTGCAGCACCTGCTCGCGCAGGAGTCACAAGTCCTCGCGAGCGTGGGACTGCGCGCCGCCATCCACTGA
- a CDS encoding AgmX/PglI C-terminal domain-containing protein, translating to MASSHRTVVHWLLIPGLSLGLFLLFTLGAAWVTRFMDAPELPAPAAPPPALPPRATAPVPAEPSRLPAPPLPRPEAPVHEPPRAPPPRQDFDAPDPRRVEVVEPVVEASSGRIDAEDLRLAIQSVTPLVQQCFQDAAQRNRGTHEVKLRFTVEGEGSEGKMNRGELVSSTIPDPMVQACVLDSLLDARFPAPHLGGSATVLQPFRFTVPGDAGP from the coding sequence ATGGCGTCCTCTCACCGCACCGTTGTCCATTGGCTCCTCATCCCCGGCCTGAGCCTGGGGCTGTTCCTGCTGTTCACGCTGGGGGCCGCGTGGGTGACGCGATTCATGGACGCACCGGAGCTGCCTGCACCGGCCGCGCCGCCGCCGGCCCTTCCGCCGCGCGCGACCGCGCCGGTGCCCGCCGAGCCCTCCCGGCTCCCCGCCCCGCCGCTCCCGCGCCCCGAGGCTCCAGTGCACGAGCCCCCCCGCGCCCCGCCGCCGCGCCAGGACTTCGACGCCCCCGACCCGCGCCGCGTGGAGGTGGTGGAGCCGGTGGTGGAGGCCTCGTCCGGCCGCATCGACGCGGAGGACCTGCGGCTGGCCATCCAGTCCGTGACTCCGCTCGTGCAGCAATGTTTCCAGGACGCCGCACAACGCAACCGGGGCACACACGAAGTGAAGCTGCGCTTCACCGTGGAGGGCGAGGGCTCCGAGGGGAAGATGAACCGGGGCGAGCTCGTCTCCAGCACCATCCCGGACCCCATGGTGCAGGCGTGCGTGCTGGATTCGCTCCTGGACGCGCGCTTCCCGGCACCCCACCTGGGAGGATCCGCGACCGTGCTCCAACCATTCCGGTTCACCGTGCCTGGGGACGCTGGCCCGTGA
- a CDS encoding SLC13 family permease — protein sequence MSIALVLAVIVVALVLFSIDSIPIEFTSLVVVCLLALSGVLTPAQAFEGFSNDTVIFIFTLLAMTQGLAATGVVQMVGQRMAFFARFGHQVFVLAMMGVVAVFSAFISNTVTTAAFLPVAIGAAQRAKVPRSKVLLPLAYASMLGGTVLLFGTSTNLVVSAALQRQGMAPIGVTELAPVGLPVVLIGIAVVVLLGRWLLPSREGKPGTEGFALRDYLTEAVVPEGSRYVGKPLAELTEGLGLRVIGVVLDGETLNAKPSYVLTGQERLLVEGKREDILRVKDLRGLALRPDVRLSDAELEGPESMLVEASVPPDSPLVGRSLRETLFVERFGLLALGLHRRPAIQRLTKLQLMGRAWDEHSLSTLPLSVGDVLLLRGPRQKMAELEPGHTLMVLEGHEYEPPRYAKALLAVLIFLGTLTVGSLGWVPLSLAGLTGMLLMIATGCVDARTAFRVDWRVVLLIGAMMALGLAMEVSGAGKFVGDHVARLGAYGGPRGVLALLMVLTIVLSAPMSNQAAALVVLPVALNAATQLGVDVRPFAMGVTLAASCSFITPLEPSCVLVYGPGHYRFTDFFRLGTPLTAVLVVFLVLAVPVVWPFHA from the coding sequence ATGTCCATCGCTCTCGTCCTGGCCGTCATCGTTGTCGCGTTGGTCCTGTTTTCCATTGACTCCATCCCCATCGAGTTCACCTCGCTGGTGGTGGTCTGCCTCCTGGCGCTCTCCGGCGTGCTGACGCCGGCGCAGGCGTTCGAGGGCTTCAGCAACGACACCGTCATCTTCATCTTCACCCTGCTGGCGATGACGCAGGGGCTCGCCGCCACGGGCGTGGTGCAGATGGTGGGGCAGCGGATGGCGTTCTTCGCGCGCTTCGGCCACCAGGTGTTCGTGCTGGCGATGATGGGCGTGGTGGCGGTGTTCTCCGCGTTCATCTCCAACACGGTGACGACGGCGGCCTTCCTGCCGGTGGCCATTGGCGCCGCGCAGCGGGCGAAGGTGCCGCGCAGCAAGGTGCTGCTGCCGCTGGCGTACGCGTCCATGCTGGGAGGCACGGTGCTGCTCTTCGGCACGTCCACGAACCTGGTGGTGTCCGCGGCGCTGCAGCGGCAGGGGATGGCGCCCATTGGCGTGACGGAGCTGGCGCCGGTGGGGCTGCCGGTGGTGCTGATTGGCATCGCGGTGGTGGTGCTGCTGGGGCGGTGGCTGCTGCCCTCGCGCGAGGGCAAGCCGGGCACGGAGGGCTTCGCGCTGCGCGACTACCTCACGGAGGCGGTGGTGCCGGAGGGCTCGCGCTACGTGGGCAAGCCCCTGGCGGAGCTCACGGAAGGGCTGGGCCTGCGCGTGATTGGCGTGGTGCTCGATGGCGAGACGCTCAACGCGAAGCCGTCCTACGTGCTGACGGGCCAGGAGCGGCTGCTGGTGGAGGGCAAGCGCGAGGACATCCTGCGGGTGAAGGACCTGCGGGGCCTCGCGCTGCGGCCGGACGTGCGGCTGTCGGACGCGGAGCTGGAGGGGCCGGAGTCGATGCTCGTGGAGGCGAGCGTGCCGCCCGACAGTCCGCTGGTGGGGCGCAGCCTGCGGGAGACGCTGTTCGTGGAGCGCTTCGGGCTCCTGGCGCTGGGGCTGCACCGCCGGCCCGCCATCCAGCGGCTCACCAAGCTGCAGCTCATGGGGCGCGCGTGGGATGAGCACTCGCTGTCCACGCTGCCCCTGTCCGTGGGGGACGTGCTGCTCTTGCGCGGTCCGCGTCAGAAGATGGCGGAGCTGGAGCCGGGCCATACGCTGATGGTGCTGGAGGGGCACGAGTACGAGCCGCCGCGCTACGCGAAGGCGCTGCTCGCGGTGCTCATCTTCCTGGGCACGCTCACGGTGGGCTCCCTGGGCTGGGTGCCGCTGTCGCTGGCGGGGCTCACCGGCATGCTGCTGATGATCGCCACCGGGTGCGTGGACGCGCGCACCGCGTTCCGCGTGGACTGGCGGGTGGTGCTGCTCATCGGCGCGATGATGGCGCTGGGGCTGGCCATGGAGGTGAGCGGCGCGGGGAAGTTCGTCGGCGACCACGTGGCCCGGCTGGGCGCGTACGGCGGGCCTCGCGGGGTGCTGGCGCTGTTGATGGTGCTGACCATCGTGCTGTCGGCGCCCATGAGCAACCAGGCCGCGGCGCTGGTGGTGCTGCCGGTGGCGCTCAACGCGGCGACGCAGCTGGGCGTGGACGTGCGCCCCTTCGCCATGGGCGTCACGCTGGCGGCCAGCTGTTCCTTCATCACCCCGCTGGAGCCCAGCTGCGTGCTCGTCTACGGGCCCGGGCACTACCGGTTCACCGACTTCTTCCGGCTGGGCACGCCGCTGACCGCGGTGCTGGTGGTGTTCCTCGTGCTCGCCGTGCCCGTGGTGTGGCCGTTCCACGCGTAG
- a CDS encoding metallophosphoesterase family protein has protein sequence MRFLHCSDVHITEDYFALPLRKLGWRRWIALVELTVGGRAKAYRNAQATLSTIAREAGTHGVDHFILSGDLTAYALEGEFSAARAALAPLSPSPARCTVIPGNHDVFTPGAARDGRFARHFGDLLESDLPEYRREGAFPFVRLVGEGAAVVGLCSARPLPTPGLSYGTVGPAQLEGLAALLKDARLDGRAILVVVHHAPRGAANHADGWHHGLRDADALLKLLPGPRFAVLHGHIHQRYHHPATDDRPHLFGAGSSTQAGKEGYWLIEVQDGVVVGGTKHVPAL, from the coding sequence ATGCGCTTCCTGCACTGCTCCGACGTCCATATCACCGAGGACTACTTCGCCCTGCCGCTGCGCAAGCTGGGCTGGCGCCGCTGGATCGCGCTCGTAGAGCTGACGGTGGGAGGCCGGGCGAAGGCCTACCGGAACGCGCAGGCCACGCTGTCCACCATCGCCCGCGAGGCGGGCACGCACGGCGTGGACCACTTCATCCTCTCCGGCGACCTCACCGCCTACGCGCTGGAAGGCGAGTTCAGCGCCGCCCGCGCCGCGTTGGCGCCCCTGTCCCCCTCGCCCGCGCGCTGCACCGTCATCCCCGGCAACCACGACGTCTTCACCCCCGGCGCGGCGCGTGACGGCCGCTTCGCGCGGCACTTCGGGGACCTGCTGGAGAGCGACCTGCCGGAGTACCGCCGCGAGGGCGCGTTCCCCTTCGTGAGGCTGGTGGGGGAGGGCGCCGCGGTGGTGGGCCTGTGCTCCGCGCGCCCGCTGCCCACGCCCGGCCTGTCCTACGGCACCGTGGGCCCCGCGCAGCTCGAAGGCCTGGCGGCCCTGCTGAAGGACGCCCGGTTGGACGGCCGCGCCATCCTGGTGGTGGTGCACCACGCGCCGCGCGGCGCCGCGAACCACGCGGACGGCTGGCACCACGGACTGCGTGACGCGGACGCGCTCCTGAAGCTCCTGCCGGGCCCACGCTTCGCGGTGCTCCATGGGCACATCCACCAGCGCTACCACCACCCGGCCACCGACGACCGGCCCCACCTGTTCGGCGCGGGTTCCTCCACCCAGGCGGGGAAGGAGGGCTACTGGCTCATCGAGGTCCAGGACGGCGTCGTCGTGGGCGGAACGAAGCACGTGCCGGCCTTGTGA
- a CDS encoding adenylate/guanylate cyclase domain-containing protein: protein MTPAPTPPPVELSLDEYRYLRQLGRVTDDLLEESLRERETLTQCFRRCFPTLLSHLGARAIAVTTRDEELVEQTWSEGDWGGVFAGSLLAGPVGLSVHDTGTLLTQTLDVAGSPVGTLGVLFAGPPGDAGTTAKRLRALDAVAEELDTVLMLVHTASEKHQLILQCNEHLANPVFEAGMDHAVRTLAQRVRLPGFLLLYRDAVQPHVLHYRSYRHGQLEYESGDQPGSQLETLLHQHGTRLLHGDAGVLKRLFDGRSTEAVLISAATRSEPLGKIVVWSNEGFSAYAMDLIRVLASTLSQRLLDYNRERIHLSQFFPTVAIDALLLDPDYARHLRAQEQEVGILFADINGFTRICEQGFDSPRSIGRFVDEWSARAVDCIWQRGGVFDKMVGDCVIGLFGPPFFQTDRVRRAEAAVRAAQDIQAFTAELSEREEVAALCQRVKLPGLGVSVGVNLATANCGLFGPNRNYTAFSSGMNQAARLQSLAGFRETLVMESVHEALKQSQEPFVRKLQFGPLTETPVKNVAQPLRHYRLAP from the coding sequence ATGACCCCGGCGCCCACGCCCCCACCCGTTGAGTTGTCCCTGGACGAGTACCGCTACCTGCGCCAGCTGGGGCGCGTCACGGACGACCTCCTGGAGGAGAGCCTGCGGGAGCGCGAGACGCTCACCCAGTGCTTCCGGCGCTGCTTCCCCACGCTGCTTTCGCACCTGGGCGCGCGCGCCATCGCCGTCACCACGCGCGACGAGGAGCTGGTGGAGCAGACCTGGAGCGAGGGCGACTGGGGCGGCGTCTTCGCCGGGAGTCTTCTGGCGGGGCCCGTGGGCCTGAGCGTCCACGACACGGGCACGCTGCTCACCCAGACGCTGGACGTGGCGGGCTCACCGGTGGGCACGCTGGGCGTGCTCTTCGCGGGGCCGCCCGGTGACGCGGGCACCACCGCGAAGCGCCTGCGCGCGCTGGACGCGGTGGCGGAGGAGCTGGACACGGTGCTGATGCTGGTCCACACCGCGTCGGAGAAGCACCAGCTCATCCTCCAGTGCAACGAGCACCTGGCCAACCCCGTCTTCGAGGCGGGCATGGACCACGCGGTGCGCACGCTGGCGCAGCGGGTGCGGCTGCCGGGCTTCCTCCTCCTGTACCGCGACGCCGTGCAGCCGCACGTGCTGCACTACCGTTCGTACCGGCACGGGCAGCTGGAGTACGAGAGCGGAGATCAGCCCGGCTCGCAGCTGGAGACGCTGCTGCACCAGCACGGCACGCGGTTGCTGCACGGGGACGCGGGCGTGCTCAAGCGCCTGTTCGACGGGCGCAGCACGGAGGCGGTGCTCATCTCCGCGGCCACGCGCAGCGAGCCCCTGGGCAAGATTGTCGTCTGGAGCAACGAGGGCTTCTCCGCGTACGCGATGGACCTCATCCGCGTGCTGGCCTCCACGTTGAGCCAGCGCCTCTTGGACTACAACCGCGAGCGCATCCACCTGTCGCAGTTCTTCCCCACGGTGGCCATCGACGCGCTGCTGTTGGACCCGGACTACGCGCGGCACCTGCGCGCGCAGGAGCAGGAGGTGGGCATCCTGTTCGCGGACATCAACGGCTTCACCCGCATCTGCGAGCAGGGCTTCGACAGCCCGCGCAGCATCGGCCGCTTCGTGGACGAGTGGAGCGCGCGCGCCGTGGACTGCATCTGGCAGCGCGGCGGCGTGTTCGACAAGATGGTGGGCGACTGCGTCATCGGCCTCTTCGGTCCGCCCTTCTTCCAGACGGACCGCGTGCGCCGCGCGGAGGCCGCCGTGCGCGCCGCGCAGGACATCCAGGCCTTCACCGCGGAGTTGAGCGAACGCGAGGAGGTGGCCGCGCTGTGCCAGCGGGTGAAGCTGCCGGGCCTGGGCGTGTCGGTGGGCGTGAATCTGGCCACGGCGAACTGCGGCCTCTTTGGTCCCAACCGCAACTACACCGCGTTCTCCAGTGGCATGAACCAGGCCGCGCGGCTGCAGTCGCTGGCGGGGTTCCGCGAGACGCTGGTGATGGAGAGCGTGCACGAAGCGCTGAAGCAGTCGCAGGAGCCCTTCGTGCGCAAGCTCCAGTTTGGCCCCCTCACGGAAACGCCGGTGAAGAACGTGGCGCAGCCGCTGCGGCACTACCGGCTGGCGCCGTAG
- the gluQRS gene encoding tRNA glutamyl-Q(34) synthetase GluQRS: protein MRGRFAPSPTGRMHLGNMRSALLGWLQARAAGGAFLLRIEDLDRARCRPQFLQDLYEDLRWLGLDWDETPLIQSERDSVYREAQEKLEREGLIYPCFCTRAEIARAASAPHGLSDEGPRYPGTCAHLTTGQISERARTRAPAYRFRAREGEVRFVDELMGPYVQDVQALVGDFVVRRNDGVASYQLAVVVDDAASRITHVLRGDDLLPSTPRQLQLYAALGLPAPAFLHVPLVMGEDGKRLAKRDGAFALAELRARGQPPEHVLGLLAAWSGLGDGSPVTLPALVARYRTDALPREPVVAREALLLDALGLR from the coding sequence ATGCGAGGACGCTTCGCCCCCAGCCCCACCGGCCGCATGCACCTGGGCAACATGAGAAGCGCGCTCCTGGGCTGGCTCCAGGCCCGGGCCGCGGGCGGCGCGTTCCTGTTGCGCATCGAGGACCTGGACCGCGCGAGATGCCGCCCCCAGTTCCTCCAGGACCTCTACGAGGACCTGCGCTGGCTGGGCCTGGACTGGGACGAAACACCGCTCATCCAGAGCGAGCGCGACAGCGTCTACCGCGAGGCCCAGGAGAAGCTCGAGCGCGAGGGGCTCATCTACCCGTGCTTCTGCACGCGCGCGGAGATCGCCCGCGCGGCGAGCGCTCCCCACGGCCTGTCCGACGAAGGCCCGCGATACCCCGGCACCTGCGCGCACCTCACCACCGGGCAGATTTCGGAACGTGCCCGCACCCGCGCCCCCGCGTACCGGTTCCGCGCGCGTGAAGGCGAGGTGCGCTTCGTGGACGAGCTCATGGGCCCGTACGTCCAGGACGTGCAGGCGCTGGTGGGGGACTTCGTGGTGCGCCGCAACGACGGCGTGGCCAGCTACCAGCTGGCGGTGGTGGTGGACGACGCGGCCAGCCGCATCACCCACGTGCTGCGCGGGGACGACCTGTTGCCCTCCACTCCGCGGCAGCTCCAGCTCTACGCCGCGCTGGGTCTGCCAGCGCCCGCGTTCCTCCACGTGCCGCTGGTGATGGGCGAGGACGGCAAGCGCCTGGCGAAGCGCGACGGGGCCTTCGCGCTCGCGGAGCTGAGGGCGCGCGGCCAGCCTCCCGAGCACGTCCTGGGTCTGCTCGCCGCATGGAGCGGCCTGGGCGACGGCAGCCCGGTGACCCTGCCCGCGCTCGTCGCGCGCTACCGCACGGACGCGCTCCCTCGCGAGCCGGTGGTGGCGCGCGAGGCACTGCTTCTCGACGCGCTCGGCCTGCGCTGA
- a CDS encoding phosphoenolpyruvate carboxykinase (GTP), with the protein MASTQAAAATEQAPTKNPTLLAWVAKMAAMTQPDRIVWCDGSEAEKQRLTEQAVKDGTLIPLNPQKRPGCYLHRSNPNDVARVEHLTFICTPNKTDAGPTNNWMEPDEAYTKLGLLFEGCMKGRTMYVVPYAMGPLGSPSTKIGVELTDSDYVVLNMRIMTRMGKAALDMLGDSDDFNRGLHSTGDVNPDRRYICHFPQDNTIWSFGSGYGGNVLLGKKCLALRIGSYLGREEGWLAEHMLILGVTSPKGETTYVAAAFPSACGKTNFAMMIPPKEYAGWKIETVGDDIAWMRPGPDGRLYAINPEAGYFGVVPGTNNKTNPNAMETISRDTLFTNVALTPDGDVWWEGKDGEVPEELIDWQGRPWKKGSAEKAAHPNSRFTAPMSNNPVLSAKANDPMGVPISAIIFGGRRSNTIPLVIQAFNWTHGVFLGATMGSETTAAATGKVGVVRRDPMAMLPFCGYHMGDYLQHWLDMQKSIPQLPKIFQVNWFRQDKNGKFIWPGFGDNMRVLEWIVNRVQGRVPTQETLLGWVPRQDQGLNLNGLDLSAEAVQEATSIKEDEWKSELKSQEVFFEQLGTKAPEALMLQRKLLIARLDG; encoded by the coding sequence ATGGCTTCGACGCAAGCGGCCGCCGCCACCGAGCAGGCGCCCACGAAGAACCCCACGCTGTTGGCCTGGGTGGCCAAGATGGCCGCGATGACCCAGCCGGACCGCATCGTCTGGTGCGACGGCTCCGAGGCTGAGAAGCAGCGCCTCACCGAGCAGGCGGTGAAGGACGGCACGCTCATCCCGCTCAACCCGCAGAAGCGCCCCGGCTGCTACCTGCACCGCTCCAACCCCAACGACGTGGCGCGCGTCGAGCACCTCACGTTCATCTGCACGCCCAACAAGACGGACGCGGGCCCCACCAACAACTGGATGGAGCCGGACGAGGCCTACACGAAGCTGGGCCTGCTGTTCGAAGGCTGCATGAAGGGCCGCACCATGTACGTGGTGCCCTACGCCATGGGCCCGCTGGGCAGCCCCTCCACGAAGATTGGCGTGGAGCTGACGGACAGCGACTACGTGGTCCTCAACATGCGGATCATGACCCGCATGGGGAAGGCCGCGCTGGACATGCTGGGCGACAGCGACGACTTCAACCGCGGCCTGCACTCCACGGGCGACGTGAACCCGGACCGCCGCTACATCTGCCACTTCCCCCAGGACAACACCATCTGGAGCTTCGGCTCCGGATATGGCGGCAACGTGCTGCTCGGGAAGAAGTGTCTCGCGCTGCGCATCGGCAGCTACCTGGGCCGCGAGGAGGGCTGGCTGGCCGAGCACATGCTCATCCTGGGCGTCACCAGCCCCAAGGGTGAGACGACCTACGTCGCCGCCGCCTTCCCGTCCGCGTGCGGCAAGACGAACTTCGCCATGATGATCCCGCCCAAGGAGTACGCGGGCTGGAAGATTGAAACCGTCGGCGACGACATCGCCTGGATGCGCCCCGGTCCGGATGGCCGCCTGTACGCCATCAACCCGGAGGCCGGCTACTTCGGCGTGGTGCCCGGCACCAACAACAAGACCAACCCCAACGCCATGGAGACCATCTCCAGGGACACGCTCTTCACCAACGTGGCGCTCACGCCGGATGGTGACGTGTGGTGGGAAGGCAAGGACGGCGAGGTCCCCGAGGAGCTCATCGACTGGCAGGGCCGCCCCTGGAAGAAGGGCAGCGCGGAGAAGGCGGCGCACCCGAACAGCCGCTTCACCGCGCCCATGAGCAACAACCCGGTGCTGAGCGCCAAGGCGAACGACCCCATGGGCGTTCCCATCAGCGCCATCATCTTCGGCGGCCGCCGCTCCAACACGATTCCGCTGGTCATCCAGGCCTTCAACTGGACCCACGGCGTGTTCCTGGGCGCCACCATGGGCTCGGAGACGACGGCGGCGGCCACCGGCAAGGTGGGCGTCGTTCGCCGCGACCCCATGGCCATGCTGCCCTTCTGCGGCTACCACATGGGCGACTACCTCCAGCACTGGCTGGACATGCAGAAGTCCATCCCGCAGCTGCCGAAGATCTTCCAGGTGAACTGGTTCCGCCAGGACAAGAACGGCAAGTTCATCTGGCCGGGCTTCGGGGACAACATGCGCGTCCTCGAGTGGATCGTGAACCGCGTCCAGGGCCGCGTCCCCACGCAGGAGACGCTGCTGGGCTGGGTGCCGCGCCAGGACCAGGGCCTGAACCTGAACGGCCTGGACCTGTCCGCGGAGGCCGTCCAGGAGGCCACCTCCATCAAGGAGGACGAGTGGAAGTCCGAGCTCAAGAGCCAGGAGGTCTTCTTCGAGCAACTGGGAACCAAGGCCCCCGAGGCCCTGATGCTCCAGCGCAAGCTGCTCATCGCGCGCCTGGACGGCTGA